One genomic segment of Candidatus Methylomirabilota bacterium includes these proteins:
- a CDS encoding TVP38/TMEM64 family protein, with the protein MKLLLLIVAVAALLLLGRALDAGAWLGAALGWIRGLGPVAPLVFFGLYIIACVLLLPGSVLTLGAGAVFGVAHGIVIVWISAVCGATAAFLVGRYFVRDWVARTIAANPKLQALDATVTQDGWKIVALMRLSPVIPFNLLNYAFGATRVSLRDYALATAVGILPGTAMYVYLGSVAGELAAGAARARTPLEWAFYGVGLIATVVVTVYLTRVARASLARRAGA; encoded by the coding sequence ATGAAACTCCTCCTGCTGATCGTCGCCGTCGCCGCGCTGCTCCTGCTCGGGCGCGCGCTCGACGCCGGGGCCTGGCTGGGCGCCGCCCTCGGCTGGATTCGCGGCTTGGGTCCGGTGGCGCCCCTGGTCTTCTTCGGGCTCTACATCATCGCCTGCGTGCTGCTGCTCCCCGGCTCGGTGCTGACGCTCGGCGCGGGCGCGGTGTTCGGCGTGGCGCACGGCATCGTCATCGTATGGATCTCGGCGGTCTGCGGCGCCACCGCGGCCTTTCTGGTGGGGCGCTACTTCGTGCGCGACTGGGTGGCGCGCACGATCGCCGCGAACCCGAAGCTCCAGGCGCTGGACGCGACGGTCACGCAGGATGGCTGGAAGATCGTGGCGCTGATGCGGCTCTCGCCGGTGATCCCGTTCAATCTGCTCAACTACGCCTTCGGCGCCACACGCGTCTCGCTGCGTGACTACGCGCTCGCCACGGCAGTCGGGATACTCCCCGGCACCGCCATGTATGTCTACCTGGGGTCCGTGGCAGGCGAGCTGGCCGCGGGCGCGGCGCGCGCGCGGACACCGCTCGAGTGGGCCTTCTACGGCGTCGGGCTCATCGCGACGGTGGTGGTGACCGTCTACCTCACGCGA